A portion of the Cellulophaga algicola DSM 14237 genome contains these proteins:
- a CDS encoding transposase, which yields MSAATVVGETLGFESIVNAKQLTSYAGYDVVLRKLGSFKGKTRISEKGNSHIRAVLHMPSMTCVRCNPTLKLFYNRFEAK from the coding sequence ATATCAGCAGCAACGGTTGTAGGTGAGACTTTAGGTTTTGAATCAATAGTTAATGCTAAACAATTAACTAGCTATGCCGGTTATGATGTTGTATTGAGGAAATTGGGAAGCTTCAAGGGAAAGACAAGAATTAGTGAAAAGGGAAACAGTCATATAAGAGCTGTACTGCACATGCCCTCGATGACCTGTGTGCGTTGCAACCCAACATTAAAGCTATTCTATAATAGATTTGAAGCCAAATAA
- a CDS encoding adenylate kinase family protein, with the protein MNILIFGPPLAGKGTQSKKIINDFGVTHLSTGDVLRQEKTQKSELGIKASEYSSKGLLAPDDLVAQIVKKFYLNNKSEKGILFDGYPRNIEQAKK; encoded by the coding sequence ATGAACATACTAATTTTTGGACCACCCCTTGCTGGAAAAGGAACACAAAGTAAAAAGATTATTAATGATTTTGGGGTAACCCACCTCTCTACAGGAGATGTGTTAAGACAGGAAAAAACTCAAAAATCAGAATTGGGAATTAAGGCATCTGAATATAGCAGTAAAGGATTATTGGCTCCTGATGACTTAGTCGCCCAAATAGTCAAAAAATTCTATCTCAATAACAAGTCTGAAAAAGGAATCTTATTTGATGGATATCCTCGAAATATTGAACAGGCAAAAAAATGA
- the ltrA gene encoding group II intron reverse transcriptase/maturase yields MIFKEQTKSIPITKEMVWESYKKVKSNRGSAGIDHQTLSEFDSVRSKELYKVWNRLASGSYFAPAVKRVNIPKAGGKTRPLGIPTVSDRIAQQVVKQYLEPRLESIFSENSYGYRPNRSAHSAIEVVRRNVLRYSWVIDLDIQEFFENVDHGLLLKALERHVSEKWVLLYIKRWLEAPVILEDGTVKISTGKGTPQGGVISPLLSNLYMHYCVDKWLEQYHPQVKMVRYADDLIVHCRSYEAAVHTLEVLKERLTECGLTAHPEKTKIVYCKKDGRDLKGYPVQFDFLGFSFQPIRFRLKKGGSFLQFDCKMSRKSKVRITGELRKLAFHNKTQRGIQDLANLLNPKIRGWVRYYGKISRRSLQPLFYYLHNRMLGWILNKYKRFKGSKIKAVKWLRFITKSYPNLFYHWELGYKLV; encoded by the coding sequence ATGATTTTTAAAGAACAAACAAAGTCGATACCCATAACCAAGGAAATGGTGTGGGAGTCCTACAAGAAGGTAAAAAGTAACAGAGGAAGTGCCGGGATAGACCATCAAACCCTATCGGAATTCGATAGTGTACGTTCCAAGGAACTGTACAAGGTTTGGAATAGACTGGCATCAGGAAGTTATTTTGCACCTGCGGTAAAGCGGGTAAATATTCCAAAGGCAGGGGGCAAGACCCGACCTTTGGGTATTCCCACGGTAAGCGATAGGATAGCACAACAAGTGGTGAAGCAGTACCTTGAACCTAGGTTGGAATCCATATTTTCAGAAAACTCTTATGGATACCGTCCCAACAGGAGTGCACATTCGGCTATTGAAGTTGTACGTCGAAACGTACTACGATACAGCTGGGTGATAGATCTGGATATACAGGAATTCTTTGAGAATGTAGACCATGGTCTTCTGTTGAAAGCTTTGGAACGCCATGTTTCGGAGAAGTGGGTGTTGCTCTACATCAAACGGTGGCTGGAAGCTCCAGTAATACTAGAAGATGGAACGGTTAAAATATCCACGGGCAAAGGAACACCTCAAGGAGGGGTGATCAGCCCACTTTTGTCTAATCTATATATGCATTACTGTGTGGACAAATGGTTAGAGCAATACCATCCACAGGTAAAGATGGTGCGTTATGCAGATGACTTGATTGTACATTGTAGAAGTTATGAGGCAGCTGTCCATACACTTGAAGTTCTAAAAGAACGTCTGACAGAGTGCGGTCTGACCGCGCATCCTGAAAAGACTAAAATAGTGTACTGTAAGAAGGATGGCAGAGACCTCAAAGGGTATCCTGTACAATTCGATTTCTTAGGATTCAGCTTTCAACCGATAAGGTTCAGATTGAAAAAGGGAGGAAGCTTCCTTCAATTTGATTGTAAGATGAGCAGAAAATCTAAAGTTCGAATCACGGGAGAACTCCGTAAACTTGCTTTCCATAACAAAACTCAACGTGGGATACAGGATCTGGCAAATCTGCTGAACCCCAAGATCCGTGGTTGGGTTCGGTATTATGGAAAGATAAGTCGTAGGAGTCTGCAACCTCTTTTCTATTACCTACACAATCGTATGCTCGGATGGATATTGAACAAGTATAAACGCTTCAAAGGAAGCAAAATCAAAGCTGTAAAATGGCTTAGGTTTATTACAAAATCATATCCAAATCTGTTCTATCATTGGGAACTGGGGTACAAATTGGTCTAA
- a CDS encoding Crp/Fnr family transcriptional regulator produces MNEYLKLFNLFTDIEINDFLKLSQTILLKKGDLYINNNEICDSIAFVKSGIFRSYYYSNNDDEITYCFTFPNKLLMAYSSFISQKKSEENIQALTDAEIISIPKATLENLAKSNSNWLRFLKIIAEKEYVELEKWIFNHQKDKAQQRYLDLITTQPEYIKEIPLHYIASYLGVTQRHLSRIRANITY; encoded by the coding sequence ATGAACGAATATTTAAAATTATTTAATTTATTTACTGACATAGAGATTAATGATTTCTTGAAGTTATCTCAAACTATTTTATTAAAAAAAGGCGATTTATATATTAATAATAATGAAATTTGCGACTCTATAGCTTTTGTTAAAAGTGGAATTTTTCGTTCCTATTATTATTCAAATAATGACGATGAAATTACATATTGTTTCACTTTTCCTAATAAATTATTAATGGCTTATTCTTCATTTATTTCACAAAAAAAATCTGAAGAAAATATTCAAGCTCTGACAGATGCTGAAATAATTTCAATACCAAAAGCAACGTTAGAAAATTTAGCCAAATCAAATAGTAATTGGTTGCGTTTTTTGAAAATTATTGCCGAAAAGGAATATGTTGAATTAGAAAAATGGATATTTAATCATCAAAAAGATAAGGCTCAACAACGCTATTTAGATTTAATTACAACACAACCTGAATATATCAAAGAGATTCCACTACATTATATAGCTTCTTACCTAGGCGTTACACAACGTCACCTAAGTCGAATAAGGGCTAATATTACGTATTAG
- a CDS encoding short chain dehydrogenase — protein sequence MKTIILIGANGKMGQAALTGLGKHKIITAGRSADSYDFQVDITSEASLRKLYEDVGHFDAVVNTVGVCEYANFTKMTEEQWMSTILSKMMGQINIVRIGQEYIADKGSFTLITGILNTKPIPFAIADATTSGAIDTFVKCVAFEMPRGIRVNSINPTVLEEAWDVYGEMMPGFEPVPGKLVGKAFERSVDGFITGQVIFVDA from the coding sequence ATGAAAACAATAATTTTAATTGGAGCAAACGGAAAAATGGGACAAGCGGCTCTTACGGGTCTAGGAAAACACAAAATTATAACTGCTGGACGTTCTGCTGATAGCTATGACTTTCAAGTAGATATTACAAGCGAAGCATCATTAAGGAAATTATACGAAGATGTTGGTCATTTTGATGCTGTTGTAAACACTGTTGGTGTTTGTGAATATGCAAATTTTACTAAAATGACCGAAGAACAATGGATGAGTACCATTTTAAGTAAAATGATGGGACAAATAAACATTGTACGTATTGGTCAAGAATATATTGCAGATAAGGGGTCATTTACTTTAATAACAGGAATTTTAAATACTAAGCCTATACCTTTTGCAATTGCTGATGCTACTACTAGTGGCGCTATTGATACATTTGTTAAATGTGTTGCTTTTGAAATGCCAAGAGGAATCCGAGTAAACTCAATAAACCCAACTGTTTTAGAAGAGGCTTGGGATGTTTATGGTGAAATGATGCCAGGTTTTGAGCCAGTTCCTGGAAAGTTAGTAGGTAAAGCTTTTGAACGTTCGGTTGATGGATTTATTACGGGTCAAGTAATTTTTGTAGATGCATAA
- the ltrA gene encoding group II intron reverse transcriptase/maturase, giving the protein MIFKEQTKSIPITKEMMWESYKKVKSNRGSAGIDHQTLSEFDSVRSKELYKVWNRLASGSYFAPAVKRVNIPKAGGKTRPLGIPTVSDRIAQQVVKQYLEPRLESIFSENSYGYRPNRSAHSAIEVVRRNVLRYSWVIDLDIQEFFENVDHGLLLKALERHVSEKWVLLYIKRWLEAPVILEDGTVKISTGKGTPQGGVTSPLLSNLYMHYCVDKWLEQYHPQVKMVRYADDLIVHCRSYEAAVHTLEVLKERLTECGLTAHPEKTKIVYCKKDGRDLKGYPVQFDFLGFSFQPIRFRLKKGGSFLQFDCKMSRKSKVRITGELRKLAFHNKTQRGIQDLANLLNPKIRGWVRYYGKISRRSLQPLFYYLHNRMLGWILNKYKRFKGSKIKAVKWLRFITKSYPNLFYHWELGYKLV; this is encoded by the coding sequence ATGATTTTTAAAGAACAAACAAAGTCGATACCCATAACCAAGGAAATGATGTGGGAGTCCTACAAGAAGGTAAAAAGTAACAGAGGAAGTGCCGGGATAGACCATCAAACCCTATCGGAATTCGATAGTGTACGTTCCAAGGAACTGTACAAGGTTTGGAATAGACTGGCATCAGGAAGTTATTTTGCACCTGCGGTAAAGCGGGTAAATATTCCAAAGGCAGGGGGCAAGACCCGACCTTTGGGTATTCCCACGGTAAGCGATAGGATAGCACAACAAGTGGTGAAGCAGTACCTTGAACCTAGGTTGGAATCCATATTTTCAGAAAACTCTTATGGATACCGTCCCAACAGGAGTGCACATTCGGCTATTGAAGTTGTACGTCGAAACGTACTACGATACAGCTGGGTGATAGATCTGGATATACAGGAATTCTTTGAGAATGTAGACCATGGTCTTCTGTTGAAAGCTTTGGAACGCCATGTTTCGGAGAAGTGGGTGTTGCTCTACATCAAACGGTGGCTGGAAGCTCCAGTAATACTAGAAGATGGAACGGTTAAAATATCCACGGGCAAAGGAACACCTCAAGGAGGGGTGACCAGCCCACTTTTGTCTAATCTATATATGCATTACTGTGTGGACAAATGGTTAGAGCAATACCATCCACAGGTAAAGATGGTGCGTTATGCAGATGACTTGATTGTACATTGTAGAAGTTATGAGGCAGCTGTCCATACACTTGAAGTTCTAAAAGAACGTCTGACAGAGTGCGGTCTGACCGCGCATCCTGAAAAGACTAAAATAGTGTACTGTAAGAAGGATGGCAGAGACCTCAAAGGGTATCCTGTACAATTCGATTTCTTAGGATTCAGCTTTCAACCGATAAGGTTCAGATTGAAAAAGGGAGGAAGCTTCCTTCAATTTGATTGTAAGATGAGCAGAAAATCTAAAGTTCGAATCACGGGAGAACTCCGTAAACTTGCTTTCCATAACAAAACTCAACGTGGGATACAGGATCTGGCAAATCTGCTGAACCCCAAGATCCGTGGTTGGGTTCGGTATTATGGAAAGATAAGTCGTAGGAGTCTGCAACCTCTTTTCTATTACCTACACAATCGTATGCTCGGATGGATATTGAACAAGTATAAACGCTTCAAAGGAAGCAAAATCAAAGCTGTAAAATGGCTTAGGTTTATTACAAAATCATATCCAAATCTGTTCTATCATTGGGAACTGGGGTACAAATTGGTCTAA